One genomic region from Hirundo rustica isolate bHirRus1 chromosome 5, bHirRus1.pri.v3, whole genome shotgun sequence encodes:
- the LOC120752974 gene encoding interleukin-8-like, which translates to MNGKLVAVLALFLISAAVSQGRTLARMATELRCQCIATHSRFIPPKSIQDVKLTQSGPHCKNVEVIATLKDGREVCLEPTAPWVQLIVKAILARAQQNSDSPL; encoded by the exons ATGAACGGCAAACTCGTAGCTGTCCTGGCTCTTTTCCTGATCTCAGCAGCTGTGTCTCAAG GCAGGACTCTGGCAAGGATGGCAACCGAGCTCCGGTGCCAGTGCATCGCCACTCACTCCAGGTTCATTCCCCCGAAATCCATCCAAGATGTGAAGCTGACACAGAGCGGCCCCCACTGCAAGAATGTTGAAGTCAT AGCTACTCTGAAGGACGGCAGAGAGGTGTGCTTGGAGCCCACTGCTCCCTGGGTACAGCTGATTGTAAAGGCAATTTTGGCCAG GGCTCAACAAAATTCTGACTCTCCTCTCTAA